In Anaerobaca lacustris, a single genomic region encodes these proteins:
- a CDS encoding DUF488 family protein codes for MWEIFTIGYSSHTLQSFCALLNQYGITAVADVRSNPHSKFKPEFNRGHLTVALRKMGIAYVFLGNQCGARPNMPGCYIDGAVDFDILGHRPEFQQGIKRLHEGMAQFRVALMCAEKDPIMCHRMVLVSRHLGRISHVNVRHILGDGRCEEHCEAEARLLKLFDLASEELPGFGRSYEERLDEAYRRQAERIAHHADEDAEETVRVKHA; via the coding sequence ATGTGGGAAATCTTCACAATCGGGTATTCTTCTCACACCTTGCAGTCGTTCTGCGCTCTCCTGAACCAGTACGGGATAACAGCCGTCGCCGATGTACGGTCGAATCCCCACAGCAAGTTCAAGCCCGAGTTCAATCGAGGACACCTGACTGTCGCTCTGCGCAAAATGGGTATTGCCTATGTCTTCCTCGGAAACCAGTGCGGAGCCCGGCCAAACATGCCGGGATGTTACATTGATGGTGCCGTCGACTTTGACATCCTCGGCCATCGTCCCGAGTTTCAGCAGGGCATCAAGCGTCTGCACGAAGGGATGGCGCAATTCCGGGTGGCCCTCATGTGTGCAGAGAAAGACCCGATCATGTGCCACCGCATGGTGCTGGTCTCGCGTCACCTCGGGCGTATCTCACACGTGAACGTTCGCCACATTCTGGGCGACGGGAGATGCGAAGAGCACTGTGAAGCAGAGGCCCGGCTATTGAAGCTCTTCGACTTAGCATCGGAAGAACTCCCCGGGTTTGGAAGGTCTTATGAGGAACGCCTTGACGAAGCCTACAGACGGCAAGCCGAGCGAATCGCGCATCACGCGGACGAGGATGCGGAAGAGACTGTTCGGGTGAAGCATGCGTGA
- a CDS encoding DUF488 domain-containing protein: MREVRLYTIGFTKKTAEEFFASLRGAHVKRLIDVRLNNMSQLAGFSKRDDLAFFLRDICQCDYRHEPALAPTEAILDAYKKKAMDWTEYEARFSALLRQRQPEDHIDLATLDQACLLCSEPEADKCHRRLVAEYFRSKLGHIQIVHL; encoded by the coding sequence ATGCGTGAGGTCAGGCTGTACACCATCGGTTTCACGAAGAAGACGGCGGAGGAGTTCTTCGCCAGTCTGCGGGGTGCTCATGTCAAGCGGCTCATCGATGTACGTCTCAACAATATGTCCCAACTGGCCGGTTTCAGCAAACGAGATGATCTGGCCTTCTTTCTGCGTGACATTTGTCAGTGCGACTATCGACACGAACCAGCTCTCGCGCCCACGGAGGCAATTCTCGACGCCTACAAGAAGAAGGCGATGGACTGGACCGAATACGAAGCGAGGTTCAGCGCGCTCTTGAGACAACGACAGCCGGAGGACCACATCGATCTGGCCACACTGGACCAAGCGTGCCTGTTGTGCAGTGAGCCGGAAGCGGACAAATGCCATCGCCGTCTGGTCGCCGAATATTTCAGAAGCAAGCTCGGCCACATCCAAATCGTACACCTCTGA
- a CDS encoding DNA methyltransferase, giving the protein MIQGTFAFMEELLAPKDLRHNKLRGEDRAFHDWYRFVLSYPPHLVRAYIDKLGLEPGHLLVDPFCGTGTTLVEAKKRGVRSCGLEAHPMAHFASRVKTNWAIGADALLQDAERVARTALRALGQTNGELQRLSPEEENVLLSNSISPVPLHKCLVLRDAILAQPTSAIRDVELLALAWVAVFEASNLKFGPEVGVRRAKRLDAAVLEMWRTKVESMAGDLSEFASRRPVASECVLADARCALDTLPTNSINGVITSPPYPNEKDYTRTTRLESVLLQFVRSKHDLRALKQNLVRSNTRNVYRADDDDRAIANNEKIGAIAGEIERRRIALKKTSGFERLYHRVTALYFGGMKRHFEQLKRPLKPGAKLAYVVGDQASYLQVLIRTGELLADIANELGYNILALDLFRTRLSTATGEQLREEVLVLEWPGEKRMPQKNARNRYDQLIEKIFFNNYTDGATEVSFERDEFAAVAKKMKIVLPKNLGDIIYSYRYRSKLPKAITDLLREDEEWVIRSVGRARYVFARSPLHQISPNPRLSKIKILDSTPEVIRRYSLTDEQSLLAIVRYNRLIDIFTGVACYSLQSHLRTFVEDMGQVETDEIYIGINKNGEQFVFPVQAKGAKDSVGIIQVEQDLALCASKFPSLRCRPIAAQFVENDLVALFEFQMSEGLLSIKEERHYRLVPNDDLTDEELLEYRS; this is encoded by the coding sequence ATGATTCAGGGAACTTTCGCGTTCATGGAAGAGTTGCTCGCGCCCAAGGATTTGCGCCATAACAAGTTGCGCGGTGAAGACCGTGCATTTCACGACTGGTATCGGTTCGTGCTGTCGTATCCTCCCCATCTGGTCAGAGCGTACATTGACAAGCTGGGGCTGGAGCCCGGTCATCTGCTTGTCGATCCGTTCTGCGGGACTGGTACAACTCTTGTCGAAGCGAAGAAGCGCGGCGTACGATCATGTGGCCTCGAAGCCCATCCGATGGCGCACTTCGCCTCCCGTGTCAAAACCAACTGGGCGATCGGTGCTGACGCGTTACTTCAGGATGCCGAGCGTGTGGCTCGGACCGCCTTGCGGGCCCTGGGGCAGACAAACGGCGAGCTGCAAAGGCTTTCCCCTGAGGAAGAGAACGTCCTTCTTTCGAATTCCATCAGCCCTGTTCCGCTGCACAAGTGTCTTGTTCTTCGCGATGCGATTCTCGCACAACCGACATCTGCCATACGTGATGTCGAACTGCTGGCCTTGGCGTGGGTGGCGGTATTCGAGGCGAGCAATTTGAAGTTCGGTCCGGAGGTAGGCGTGCGAAGAGCGAAGAGGCTCGACGCCGCTGTTCTGGAAATGTGGCGCACCAAAGTGGAGTCGATGGCAGGAGATCTCAGCGAGTTCGCATCACGTCGCCCTGTCGCCTCCGAGTGCGTTCTTGCTGACGCCAGATGCGCGCTCGATACACTGCCAACGAATTCCATTAATGGGGTCATTACGTCCCCGCCTTATCCGAATGAGAAGGATTACACGCGCACCACTCGACTGGAAAGCGTGCTTCTCCAGTTCGTACGGTCGAAACACGATCTGCGTGCCTTGAAACAGAACCTTGTTCGCTCAAACACACGAAATGTGTATCGCGCAGACGATGACGACAGGGCGATAGCGAACAATGAGAAGATCGGCGCGATTGCGGGCGAGATCGAACGGAGGCGGATTGCTCTCAAGAAGACGTCAGGGTTCGAGCGGCTTTACCATCGAGTTACCGCATTGTACTTCGGAGGGATGAAGCGACATTTCGAGCAACTCAAGCGACCTTTGAAACCGGGCGCGAAGCTGGCCTACGTGGTCGGCGATCAGGCTTCGTACCTTCAGGTTCTGATCCGGACGGGGGAGTTGCTGGCAGATATCGCCAATGAGCTTGGATACAATATCTTGGCTTTGGATTTGTTCCGGACACGCCTTTCGACGGCGACAGGGGAGCAATTGAGAGAAGAGGTTCTGGTTCTTGAATGGCCCGGAGAGAAGAGGATGCCACAGAAGAATGCACGCAACCGTTACGACCAGCTCATCGAGAAGATCTTCTTCAACAACTACACCGACGGCGCAACGGAAGTATCGTTCGAACGAGACGAATTCGCTGCTGTCGCCAAGAAGATGAAGATCGTCCTGCCGAAGAACCTTGGCGACATCATCTATTCGTACCGATACCGAAGCAAGCTGCCGAAAGCCATTACGGACCTGCTCCGAGAAGACGAAGAATGGGTAATTCGGTCTGTGGGGCGTGCCAGATACGTTTTTGCCAGGAGTCCCCTGCATCAGATTTCGCCGAATCCGAGGCTCTCCAAGATCAAGATCCTCGATTCCACTCCTGAAGTGATTCGGCGATACTCCTTAACGGACGAACAATCGCTCCTTGCGATCGTTCGCTACAATCGGTTGATCGATATCTTCACCGGGGTTGCATGCTATTCTCTGCAAAGCCATCTTCGAACGTTTGTCGAGGACATGGGGCAGGTCGAAACGGACGAAATCTATATCGGCATCAACAAGAATGGGGAGCAGTTCGTGTTTCCTGTTCAGGCGAAAGGCGCCAAGGACAGCGTGGGAATCATTCAGGTCGAGCAAGACCTTGCGTTGTGCGCGTCGAAGTTCCCCTCTCTGCGATGTCGGCCCATCGCGGCCCAGTTTGTGGAAAATGACCTTGTGGCTTTGTTCGAATTCCAGATGTCCGAGGGGCTGCTCTCCATCAAGGAAGAAAGACACTACCGGCTTGTGCCCAACGACGACTTGACCGATGAGGAGCTTCTGGAATACCGCTCGTGA